The window AAATATGGTAAGGACTTTATAAAATGACTAAATTAACTGAAGAAATGTATGCAATTTTTGATCGTGACGAATTTGCTTTTAAAAAGCTGAAAGAGAAACATTCTGAAGAGGAGATAGCGCAAATAAAAGCAAGTTTTAAAAAAGTTTGGCAGACCTGGAAAGAGGTAAACTTAAATGTTTATCAAAAATTGCCACAAGATAAATTTGCTAAAGTTCATGTCGAAAGTTGGACAAATGGTTGGAACTTACGCGATCACTATTGGGCAGCTTATCGTTTAAATACTTTGGCTGATAAAAGCCCCTGCATCGGTGTAATGCTTGATAAAAAACAATTGCAAGTTTATTTAATGTTTCAACATTATAAGAGTGAAAAACGCGGTGACAGTCCTGAACAATATAATAAATTACTCGCTGATATTCCAACTTGGGCAAAGAATCGCAAAATTAGTAACTGGTACTTATGGGACAAAAATGAGAT of the Lactobacillus gasseri ATCC 33323 = JCM 1131 genome contains:
- a CDS encoding glucose-6-phosphate 1-dehydrogenase family protein, translated to MTKLTEEMYAIFDRDEFAFKKLKEKHSEEEIAQIKASFKKVWQTWKEVNLNVYQKLPQDKFAKVHVESWTNGWNLRDHYWAAYRLNTLADKSPCIGVMLDKKQLQVYLMFQHYKSEKRGDSPEQYNKLLADIPTWAKNRKISNWYLWDKNEMEFADHLSLNEYLKDTQKQTTFNEEAIKTSFLLGKFAFRNQDQIEDMEEFILDGIKQLLPLYEKIER